Genomic DNA from Leptotrichia wadei:
CGAATGATTAAATTTAATCATTTCTTCAGAATTTTTATTTTTTTCATCTTCTTGGATTATTCCTCTTAACTCATTTTCTTTTCTAAATTGCTCTAATCCGTATAATCCTGGCTTTATTTTATAAATTTCTTTTCTCTGCTGAACAATTCTTCGTATACTAGCAAATGGTGTTTTTGTTTTCCATTCACACTCTTCTATCTTGAAAACTTCATGATTTAATTCTCCTAAAGTAGCAACTCCCCCCAATTTTTCAAGTGTTAAAATAACAGCCTCGTATTGTTTCATTTTTTATCTCCTAAAATTCAATCCATTCTGAACATTCTTCCCCATCTGTTGTTTCTACAGACATAAGTCTACTTGTAACATTTCCTGGCTCAAGTACAAATTTTCCCTCATAATAATTTTTTTCTGCAATTTCAAAAGCTTTTCCCGTATTTTCTGCTTCAATTTCAAATTCTCCTGAAACATGCTCTTCTATTACTATTTTAAATTTTTTCATTTGAAAATCAACTCTCTTTCCAAATCAGATTCTTCTTAATTTATTCTGAAATTCCTTTAATATCCTCAATAATTGTGCTAAATAAAGTAGATTTTCCTACTCAATTTACTCCTACAAACAAACAATTTTTTTTATTCGTAGTTCTATTAAATTCCAATTCTTATTCCATATCCCCTAATCTTCCCAATTTATCTGAAATATCCACTCTTGGGTTTGTAATTTTAGAAGATAACAGTTCTATTAAATTTTCTATATTAATTTCTTTTATCTTAACTCTTTCTTTTTCTTTTATAGATCTTGTTTTTGAATTCCCCCCTTTAGTTATTATCCAAACTTGTTTTTTAGGCTCTTTTAACGCTATTTCCATTTTTTCAACTCTTATTGTATTTTGATTTATTTGGCTAACATAGTTGTCTATTTGCATTTCTTTATAATCTTCAAAATCTTCTCTTAAAGTACAATCATACAAAATATCCAGTTCACTATGTTTTAATTATTCCATCAGCTCTCCCAGCTTGTTTTTTTCTAGAATATTGATATAATTCCACACCTAATAAATTTAATACAAGTGCACAATAATCTTCAAATGTTTCGCCTTTTTTTATTTCATCTAAATTTGTTTTTAAAACATTGATTATTTCATTAGATGTTTTTTCTATCAAATTATTTCCTGTAATTTTTATTGTTGGAGTTTCATTACTTTTTGAAATTTCTGCTACCGAAAGAATATATCCATTTTTACTTCTCATAACTTTTAATTTAAAGAAAATTTCCTGATCATTAGTTAATCCATCAAAACTCAATCCATCTAAATAATTAATTGGAAAACTAGAATACAATATAAAGGTCCTCTCAAAATTTTCAGGAAATATATGTTTATACTTTCTTCCTTTTTTATCAAGTTTTTTCAAGCTTCTTATTTTACCTTTAAGGACTTCATTTTCACTAGGAACTAAATTAATATCATTTGCATATCTTTTTGTATCATCCACTTCATTCGGAACAAAATAAACATAATCTCCAGCTTTCAAATCTTCAAGTTTAAATCCTTCTGCTAAACTAGCATTTCCAAAAATAAAATTTTTTTCATCTTTTCCATCATTGACAAGCCCATATCCTTTTTCAACACTTATTTTCTTAATTATTCCGATTGAATATTCTTTTTTCCCCATTTTATAATCCTCCACATTACAATTTAAATTATGTATTTTTATTAATCTCAACCAAACCAAATTCCCTTTCTGCTTCTTTCTTCACAAACAAAAACTCTCTCAACGATTTCTCCTCAAATTTACCATAATTCCTTTTCAACTCATCAATTGCGCTCCTAAGAATTTCCCCTTTTCTCACTCTTTTCGACATTCCCAGAAAAACTCTCTCCAAAAAATCCAAATTTTTGTATCTTGCCAAAACTTTTTCTCTCTTCAACCAGTCAAAAAAACTTTTAAAATCACTTGGAAAAAATTCATCATATTTTTCAATATTTTTAATTATTTTTCTTTCAACTTTTTCCACATTCTCAAAATCAGGATTTTCGCAAAAAATATTCTCAAAATTTTTACATAAAAAATGGTCAACATACATATCCGACACAATCCCTTTAAAAATCCCAAATTTTTCTCGCAAAATCTCATTCAAAAAATTTTCTTCTCTATCAGAAATTTTATCAATCAATCTATGCAAAATTATCCCATTTTTCAAATTTTCCTGCAAATCAATTTTATCAACTTTCCCCTTGTAAAAATCTCCAGCAAAATTGCCGTAAAGCGTACTTTCACTCATCTTTTTGTCAATTTCAAGCGATATAACCGAATGAGCTAAATAATTCATTTTTATCCCTGTTTTTTCAAATAATCCAAAATCTCATCGAAATTCTCAAACTCAAAAAAATCAATCTCATTTTCTTCACAAAACTTAATCGCTCGAGTTCCAGTTCTAATAAATGAAAAGTCCGCCACTTCAATCGCCCTGTAATCTGAAGGTCCGTCTCCAACGAAATAAACTGTATAACCTTCATCTTGATACTTCTGAACAGCCTCTTTTTTGTCAACACCGTAATACTGCTCTTTATCTAAGTAAGGAAACGAAACTGTGATTTTATTTCCATCAAATTTAATATCATTCGAGATAATTTCTTTTTCATCCAAATTAATTCCATAATTTCTAAGAACGCCTGCAATATTCAATTTCGTTCCAGCACTCACAATTCTAAATTCTATGCCACTTTTCACAAAATCCACAAATGTCTCATCAATCCCAATCAATTTCAATGTTTCCAAAAACTGTTCTTTCGTAATATTCAAACTCTCAATCCCAGTCTGCAAATATTCCTTCATCGTAATCTCGCCACTGCGATATTTTTTCCTAATATTCGTCTTTAATTCTGGCTGATGCACCGAAAGTAGTGTATCTGTCGAATCTTTTTTACTAATTGTAATATCAAAATCTATTA
This window encodes:
- a CDS encoding MtnX-like HAD-IB family phosphatase, whose product is MSKKLIFLIDFDITISKKDSTDTLLSVHQPELKTNIRKKYRSGEITMKEYLQTGIESLNITKEQFLETLKLIGIDETFVDFVKSGIEFRIVSAGTKLNIAGVLRNYGINLDEKEIISNDIKFDGNKITVSFPYLDKEQYYGVDKKEAVQKYQDEGYTVYFVGDGPSDYRAIEVADFSFIRTGTRAIKFCEENEIDFFEFENFDEILDYLKKQG
- a CDS encoding ACP phosphodiesterase, with translation MNYLAHSVISLEIDKKMSESTLYGNFAGDFYKGKVDKIDLQENLKNGIILHRLIDKISDREENFLNEILREKFGIFKGIVSDMYVDHFLCKNFENIFCENPDFENVEKVERKIIKNIEKYDEFFPSDFKSFFDWLKREKVLARYKNLDFLERVFLGMSKRVRKGEILRSAIDELKRNYGKFEEKSLREFLFVKKEAEREFGLVEINKNT
- a CDS encoding DpnD/PcfM family protein; this encodes MKKFKIVIEEHVSGEFEIEAENTGKAFEIAEKNYYEGKFVLEPGNVTSRLMSVETTDGEECSEWIEF